A single Dermacentor albipictus isolate Rhodes 1998 colony chromosome 3, USDA_Dalb.pri_finalv2, whole genome shotgun sequence DNA region contains:
- the LOC135905342 gene encoding glucoside xylosyltransferase 2-like isoform X3, with protein sequence MLKEVGSWPGEITKRVRVDIHPLRLPDTYNLANALGPCAAQELFLASALPHEGAVIYANAEMVFLHPVENLWRILAAMDGLHLTAMAPETESAARIWYQFMRKEPPPLPFGMTSGLVLMNLTRMRELGLEQRLTELDRETAATGRRGDMLSNLFTGRPEALRTFSCCWHFHSGHCNGSALCIDGPVAAVRGSQQVPAFAALRDAMRQYVLGGSLEKEFVAPLSARLDSMMPSNCSMHFKRQLPIWLQVARHVDNELVPITLDRNLLRFQHPPLPGQ encoded by the exons ATGCTTAAAGAG GTTGGTTCGTGGCCAGGAGAGATCACAAAGCGTGTTCGCGTCGACATCCATCCTCTACGGCTGCCGGACACGTACAACTTGGCGAACGCGCTTGGACCGTGTGCCGCGCAGGAACTGTTCCTTGCG agcGCACTTCCGCATGAGGGCGCGGTCATCTACGCGAACGCCGAAATGGTGTTCCTTCATCCGGTCGAGAACCTGTGGAGGATACTGGCCGCCATGGACGGACTCCACTTGACCGCCATGGCGCCAGAAACGGAGAGCGCTGCCCGCATTTGGTACCAGTTCATGAGAAAGGAACCACCACCGCTGCCTTTCG GTATGACCTCGGGCCTGGTGCTCATGAACCTGACACGCATGCGTGAGTTGGGCCTAGAGCAACGCCTGACAGAACTCGACCGAGAGACTGCGGCTACCGGGCGTCGAGGGGACATGCTAAGCAACCTCTTCACCGGACGCCCCGAAGCTCTGCGGACATTCAGTTGCTGCTGGCACTTCCACTCGGGCCACTGCAACGGATCTGCGCTGTGCATAGACGGGCCGGTGGCCGCTGTTCGTGGATCGCAGCaagtgccggcgttcgcggcgcTGCGTGACGCCATGCGACAG TATGTGCTGGGCGGCAGCCTCGAGAAAGAGTTCGTCGCTCCACTGAGCGCGCGCCTCGACAGTATGATGCCATCCAACTGCTCAATGCACTTCAAGAGGCAACTTCCCATATGGCTGCAAGTGGCCCGCCACGTCGACAACGAGTTGGTGCCCATAACTCTCGATCGCAACCTCTTGCGC